CATTCCCATCGAGGTCTCGCGGCGGGCCCAGGAAGAGCAGCAGGCCTCCGAGGGCAAGCTCGAGGCCAAGCTGGAAACGCTGGTCGAGCAGAACCGCGAGCTCAGCCAGCAGCTCTCCGAGCTGATCAACCTCCTCAAACGCAACCTCGGCTAGCCCGCCTCAGGGGGGCAGCGTCTCCCGGCCGCCCGCCGCCTCGGGCGGAGGCGCCATGCGGTACCCTGCCTCGGCGCGCGTGAGCGCGCCCCGGCCCACCAGCGCCTCCAGGGCGAACTCGGCCCAGGCGACCCCCTCGGCCGCACTCGACGCGTGCGGCGCGGCGAGCTCCGCGAGCGGGGCCACCTCCCGGACGCGCGCCCAGGCGGCCTCCGCCGCGTCGGGCAGCTCCAGGCTGCCCCCCTCCTCGAACCAGGCGGCCACGGCCTCGAGCCCCGGCCGTTCGCCCCACTCCTCGGCGAAGGCGCGGGCGATCAGCTCCCGCGCCAGGGCCTCGGCCCCCACGAGCTCGCCCTCGTACTCGAGCTCGAGCTTGCCGGTGATCGCCGCCAGGCCGCCGTAGACGTCGCGCGGCCGCGCCAGCGGGGCCTCGCCGTGGGTCAGGGCGCGGGCCTCGGCCCCCGCGGCCACCTGCTCGAGCAGCGCGATGGCCAGGCGCTGGCTGACGCCGCTCGCCGGATCCACGCGCGGGTCGCGGCGGGCCAGGAAGGCCACCCGCTCCACCGCGCGGGCCACGAAGTCGGGGATGCGCACGCCTTCGGGCAGGCGCGCCTCGGCGCGGGTGATGCGCATCCCCGCGGCCAGGCTGCGGGGGTAGTGGGTGCGGATCTCGGCGTCGATGCGGTCCTTGAGCGGCGTGACGATGCGCCCGCGGGCGGTGTAGTCCTCGGGGTTGGCGCTGAAAACGAGCCAGACGTCGAGCGGCAGCCGCAGCGGGAAGCCGCGCACCTGGACGTCGCCCTCCTCGAGCACGTTGAACAGCGCCACCTGCACCCGGGCCGGCAGGTCGGGCAGCTCGTTGAGGGCGAAGACGCCGCGGTTGGCGCGGGGAATCAGGCCGTAGTGCACCGCCTCCAGGTCGCCGAGCCCCTCGCCGCGGCGCGCCGCCTTGATGGGGTCGAGCTCGCCGATCAGGTCGGCGACCGTCACGTCGGGGGTGGCCAGCTTCTCCACGTAGCGGTCCTCGGGGGCGAGCCAGACGAGGGGGGCGTCGTCCCCCGCTTCGGCGAGCAGCCGCCGCCCCTCGG
This genomic stretch from Oceanithermus profundus DSM 14977 harbors:
- a CDS encoding sigma 54-interacting transcriptional regulator; protein product: MKRPRTLGELKASGWPLERLSRSVRDEARDNLAAKLRTGEPLFPGVYGYEETVVPALVRAVLARQHFILLGLRGQAKTRILRSLVRLLDPELPALDTPLRDNPLKPVSPEGRRLLAEAGDDAPLVWLAPEDRYVEKLATPDVTVADLIGELDPIKAARRGEGLGDLEAVHYGLIPRANRGVFALNELPDLPARVQVALFNVLEEGDVQVRGFPLRLPLDVWLVFSANPEDYTARGRIVTPLKDRIDAEIRTHYPRSLAAGMRITRAEARLPEGVRIPDFVARAVERVAFLARRDPRVDPASGVSQRLAIALLEQVAAGAEARALTHGEAPLARPRDVYGGLAAITGKLELEYEGELVGAEALARELIARAFAEEWGERPGLEAVAAWFEEGGSLELPDAAEAAWARVREVAPLAELAAPHASSAAEGVAWAEFALEALVGRGALTRAEAGYRMAPPPEAAGGRETLPP